One window of the Pedobacter ginsengisoli genome contains the following:
- a CDS encoding alpha-L-fucosidase, with product MKKSKFIITLVFLTIGAARVWAQAPKPYGPTPSARQKEWYDREIIAFFHFGINTFEDYVNEGDGKASTAIFNPTSLDCNQWAQTMKLAGISTGILVAKHADGFCNWPSAYTDYSVKNTPWRNGKGDLVKEFTNAFNATGLKSALYLGPHDRHEHLSPLYSIPKYQSYYANQLKELLTNYGPIWETWWDGAGADELTTPVYTEWEKIVRSLQPNCVIFGTKNSYRFADVRWVGNESGLAGDPCWSTIDSISIKDESAHIKELNEGQVNGNAYIPAETDVSIRPSWFYHPEEDKDVKTPQQLWDIYCNSVGHNSVLLLNFPPDRRGLIHPIDSANVVQLRHIIDETFANNLLAGASIKAKNGRGGIYKTSNLIDKDPNSYYATKDESSTDEIIFKMKSTNTFDCLMIQEVIELGHRITEWTVEYADDGKSWKSIPGASNKQSIGHKWIVRFPSITAKYIRLRITKGNASAALHTFGIFKQSSKLKKQQGKYITSRCNLDIHNYTGFFGRI from the coding sequence ATGAAAAAAAGTAAATTTATTATCACGTTAGTTTTTCTAACAATAGGTGCTGCTCGGGTCTGGGCACAGGCTCCGAAGCCTTATGGGCCTACACCAAGTGCACGACAAAAAGAATGGTATGATCGGGAGATTATTGCATTCTTCCATTTTGGTATCAATACATTTGAAGATTATGTAAATGAAGGAGATGGTAAAGCAAGCACCGCGATATTTAATCCCACCTCATTAGACTGCAACCAATGGGCACAAACAATGAAATTAGCTGGGATATCAACAGGAATATTAGTAGCAAAGCACGCAGATGGTTTCTGCAATTGGCCTAGTGCTTATACGGATTATTCAGTAAAGAATACTCCATGGCGTAATGGAAAAGGAGATTTGGTCAAAGAGTTTACCAATGCTTTTAATGCCACCGGTCTCAAATCAGCTTTATATTTAGGTCCGCATGACAGGCATGAACATCTTTCCCCTCTTTACAGTATACCAAAGTATCAAAGTTATTATGCTAATCAGTTAAAAGAACTATTGACTAATTATGGCCCGATCTGGGAAACCTGGTGGGATGGTGCGGGAGCCGACGAACTAACAACTCCTGTTTATACGGAATGGGAAAAAATAGTGCGTTCATTGCAGCCAAACTGTGTGATCTTCGGTACCAAAAACTCGTATCGCTTTGCTGATGTAAGATGGGTAGGAAATGAATCAGGTCTTGCCGGAGATCCTTGTTGGTCTACCATTGATTCTATATCTATCAAAGATGAATCAGCTCATATTAAAGAACTGAATGAAGGCCAGGTAAATGGCAATGCTTATATTCCTGCTGAAACTGATGTATCAATCCGTCCCAGTTGGTTCTATCACCCGGAGGAAGATAAGGACGTAAAAACTCCACAGCAACTTTGGGATATCTATTGTAATTCTGTAGGTCATAACAGTGTTTTACTACTGAATTTTCCTCCGGATAGAAGGGGGTTAATTCATCCTATAGATTCTGCCAACGTCGTTCAATTGCGACATATAATTGATGAAACATTTGCAAACAACCTTTTAGCGGGTGCAAGTATAAAAGCAAAAAACGGAAGAGGCGGTATTTACAAAACGTCAAACTTAATTGATAAGGATCCAAATTCCTACTATGCAACAAAGGATGAATCCTCAACCGATGAGATTATTTTTAAAATGAAATCGACTAACACTTTCGATTGTTTAATGATTCAGGAGGTTATTGAACTGGGCCATCGTATCACCGAATGGACAGTTGAATACGCTGACGATGGAAAGAGCTGGAAAAGCATTCCGGGTGCCAGCAACAAACAAAGCATAGGTCATAAGTGGATTGTCAGGTTTCCTTCCATTACGGCCAAATATATCAGGTTGAGAATCACGAAGGGAAATGCATCTGCTGCTCTTCATACATTTGGAATTTTTAAGCAATCTTCAAAGCTGAAAAAACAGCAAGGTAAATACATAACAAGCCGGTGTAATTTGGATATTCATAATTATACCGGCTTTTTTGGTAGGATTTAG
- a CDS encoding ATP-binding protein, giving the protein MVKRALQETLESKVDSKKAIVILGPRQVGKTTLITKIAASLNEDYLYINGDDPATRAAWNNPTQAFINNYIGGYKVIVFDEAQRLENIGLSVKMIIDAKKDIQPFISGSSALEIASKINEPLTGRKWEYRLYPLSWRELKDQYSFAKVHPKLEEFLITGMYPDVINNPESAIETLNNLAGSYLYKDILESGGIRRPEALLKLLQALAWKVGNEVSYNELAGTVGIDKATVNNYIDLLEKSFVIFRLNPLARNLRNEISTSRKIYFYDNGIRNSIINNFAPIAQRNDIGALWENFIISERKKNLAYTGFYGNTYFWRTVDKAEIDYIEEQDNKLNIFELKWNSKVKVKFPSSFMEKYKPETSSVINSDNYWEFL; this is encoded by the coding sequence ATGGTTAAAAGAGCCTTGCAAGAGACCTTAGAAAGTAAGGTTGATTCTAAAAAAGCCATTGTAATATTAGGCCCCAGACAGGTTGGTAAAACTACACTGATTACTAAAATAGCGGCTTCATTGAATGAGGATTATCTTTACATTAATGGGGATGACCCGGCTACACGGGCAGCATGGAACAACCCAACCCAGGCGTTTATCAATAATTACATTGGCGGTTATAAAGTGATCGTATTTGATGAGGCGCAGCGTCTGGAAAACATAGGACTTAGCGTTAAGATGATTATTGATGCCAAAAAAGACATACAGCCTTTTATATCCGGGTCTTCAGCATTGGAAATAGCCAGCAAAATCAACGAGCCGCTCACCGGTCGTAAATGGGAGTACCGGTTATATCCGCTATCCTGGAGAGAATTAAAGGACCAATATTCTTTCGCTAAAGTTCACCCAAAGTTGGAAGAATTTTTAATAACAGGAATGTACCCAGATGTGATTAACAATCCTGAAAGTGCAATTGAGACATTAAATAACCTTGCGGGAAGTTATTTATATAAGGATATTTTAGAATCGGGTGGTATCCGCAGACCAGAAGCGTTATTAAAACTTTTACAGGCACTGGCGTGGAAGGTAGGTAATGAGGTTTCGTATAATGAACTTGCCGGGACTGTGGGTATAGACAAGGCCACGGTGAATAATTACATTGACTTGCTGGAAAAATCCTTTGTCATTTTTCGCTTAAATCCTCTTGCAAGAAATTTACGCAATGAAATCAGTACTTCACGCAAAATCTATTTTTACGACAACGGGATCAGAAATAGCATCATTAACAATTTTGCACCTATTGCACAGCGCAATGACATTGGTGCTCTATGGGAAAACTTTATCATTAGTGAACGCAAAAAGAATCTAGCCTACACTGGTTTTTATGGCAACACCTACTTTTGGCGTACAGTAGATAAAGCCGAGATTGATTACATAGAGGAGCAGGACAATAAATTAAATATCTTTGAACTTAAATGGAATTCGAAAGTAAAAGTAAAGTTTCCCTCTTCGTTTATGGAAAAATACAAACCCGAAACCTCATCTGTAATTAATAGCGATAATTACTGGGAATTTTTATAG
- a CDS encoding tyrosine-type recombinase/integrase: protein MFTEPKIILTKDLSQRGYVSFYLNGKRYREYNGKKLNQELNPNYCKTYTDRQKHFKKLAYEFTKALEAGWKPTNKVEIVTSKPLITLKVALETILHSKLSSDLSKSYKTDLSKVVDQFLQFLPVEKLDAEATKVTHLDVEAFLSQFSSTATYYMNKRRVLNVFFSDLYRTKIIADNPVQTSQRRKQKAILHKIYNQDQLKGVLAFLSIHYPNLHLCCLLAYGCFLRPHQEARLLCARHINEDCSMIVLAGSENKSKRIRVVNVPPYVQTILKARVAELGDTNDYIMSKSANPFNVSYLNTQWSRAKKKMIDAGLIEKEQTIYSFRHTAAVNVYKKTKDLHILQQLLQHSNMIVTLNYLRGLGEINDERLRDVLPEL from the coding sequence ATGTTTACTGAACCAAAGATCATTTTAACAAAAGACCTATCACAAAGAGGGTATGTATCCTTTTATCTGAATGGCAAACGCTATCGGGAGTACAACGGCAAGAAACTAAATCAAGAGCTAAACCCTAATTATTGTAAGACCTATACTGACAGGCAAAAGCACTTCAAAAAGCTTGCCTATGAGTTTACTAAAGCACTGGAAGCAGGCTGGAAGCCAACTAACAAAGTTGAAATTGTAACTTCAAAACCATTGATAACCTTAAAGGTTGCGCTGGAAACAATCCTGCATAGCAAGCTATCATCTGACCTTAGCAAGTCTTATAAGACTGATCTGTCTAAAGTTGTTGACCAGTTCTTACAGTTCTTACCAGTGGAAAAACTAGATGCGGAAGCTACAAAAGTCACTCATCTTGATGTCGAGGCTTTCCTGTCACAATTTAGCTCTACAGCAACATATTATATGAATAAGCGAAGGGTTCTTAATGTATTCTTCTCTGACCTATATCGAACAAAGATTATAGCTGATAATCCAGTACAGACCTCTCAAAGAAGAAAGCAAAAGGCAATCCTTCATAAAATATATAATCAAGATCAATTGAAGGGTGTTTTAGCTTTTCTTAGCATCCACTATCCCAACTTGCATCTATGTTGCCTACTTGCTTATGGTTGCTTTTTAAGACCCCATCAAGAGGCCAGATTGCTTTGTGCCAGACATATAAATGAGGATTGCAGTATGATCGTATTAGCGGGTAGTGAGAATAAAAGTAAACGAATAAGAGTCGTTAATGTCCCACCCTATGTGCAGACAATATTAAAAGCTCGTGTTGCAGAACTTGGTGATACCAATGATTACATCATGAGTAAATCCGCTAACCCCTTTAATGTTAGTTACCTCAACACGCAATGGTCAAGAGCTAAAAAGAAGATGATTGATGCTGGATTAATTGAAAAAGAACAGACCATCTACTCTTTTCGACATACTGCGGCAGTTAACGTTTACAAGAAAACTAAAGACCTTCACATTCTTCAGCAGTTGCTACAACATTCCAATATGATTGTTACCCTTAACTATCTTCGGGGGCTAGGGGAGATTAATGATGAACGTTTGAGAGATGTATTACCTGAGCTTTAA
- a CDS encoding endonuclease/exonuclease/phosphatase family protein → MRIITWNCNGAFRKKFEHLAAFDADIIIVQECENPLESKDKHYIDWAINHLWHGDTKNKGIGIFAREGIKLQRLDWPSEHMGHTVKHFLPCSVNDEFNILAVWLHQNKSPTFGYIGQFWKYLQVNKVNMMNTIVIGDFNSNVRWDQWDRWWNHSDVVRELAEIGIVSLYHKLLNEEQGKETRPTFYLHRNLEKPYHIDYCFAPASFHARLTEFTLGNYQQWISISDHMPMSLKFEVAESFHIF, encoded by the coding sequence ATGAGAATCATTACCTGGAACTGCAACGGAGCGTTCAGAAAGAAGTTTGAACACCTTGCAGCTTTTGATGCAGATATAATAATTGTACAGGAGTGCGAGAATCCACTAGAGTCTAAAGATAAGCACTATATAGACTGGGCAATAAACCATCTTTGGCACGGTGACACAAAGAACAAAGGGATAGGAATCTTTGCAAGGGAGGGTATCAAGTTGCAAAGATTAGATTGGCCAAGTGAACATATGGGACATACCGTTAAACACTTTCTACCATGCTCAGTAAACGATGAGTTCAACATTTTAGCGGTCTGGCTTCACCAGAATAAGTCGCCTACCTTTGGTTATATCGGCCAGTTCTGGAAATATTTACAGGTAAACAAAGTTAACATGATGAACACCATAGTTATAGGAGATTTCAATAGCAATGTTAGATGGGATCAATGGGACAGGTGGTGGAATCACTCAGATGTTGTCAGAGAGTTGGCGGAGATAGGGATAGTAAGTCTGTATCATAAGCTCTTAAATGAAGAGCAAGGGAAGGAAACCCGTCCAACGTTTTATCTTCATCGCAACCTAGAAAAGCCTTACCATATTGATTACTGCTTTGCTCCCGCAAGCTTTCACGCAAGACTGACTGAATTCACATTAGGCAACTATCAACAGTGGATTAGCATTAGTGACCACATGCCGATGAGTCTAAAATTTGAAGTTGCAGAGTCTTTCCATATCTTTTAA
- a CDS encoding DUF4145 domain-containing protein: MLYPDNGNAPSPNIEMPDAVKKIYLEACSIYQKSPRGAAALLRLGIQMLCKELGESGVNINNDIKNLVKNGLPEIVQKSLDIVRVTGNDAVHPGQIDTDDPNTVASLFELTNIVVQYMITLPKQVGLLYDALPEDKTQAISKRDTPQ, encoded by the coding sequence ATGTTATACCCAGACAATGGTAATGCACCAAGTCCTAACATAGAAATGCCTGATGCAGTGAAGAAAATATACTTGGAGGCTTGTTCGATATATCAGAAATCTCCGAGGGGGGCAGCGGCCTTGTTAAGGCTGGGTATCCAAATGCTATGTAAAGAATTAGGAGAGAGTGGTGTTAATATCAATAATGACATCAAGAATCTTGTAAAGAACGGGTTGCCGGAGATTGTCCAGAAGTCACTAGACATAGTTCGGGTGACGGGTAATGATGCTGTACATCCTGGTCAAATTGATACTGACGATCCTAACACAGTTGCCAGCTTGTTTGAACTAACCAATATAGTGGTTCAGTACATGATAACTCTGCCTAAGCAAGTTGGATTACTTTATGATGCCTTGCCAGAAGACAAAACTCAAGCAATATCCAAAAGAGATACTCCTCAATAG
- a CDS encoding DUF4595 domain-containing protein: MNKSLLALSAVCLLIVASCSKTKNDPEPDKEQTCNVKLVEHTYSSGSGNVTDKYYYSYDGQGRITRVDYGKEQSTEFQTFTYATNKVTWKGVDGDTEVYNLDANGRVTTAVQGDDVLKFKYNTDGQLIEVGTDDDVETFTYLNGNLVTSSFDGKIWMNLSYGSDEVKNSIVYAWVFGELLDYDEIGYRVASFIGKLSKNLPSKIIYEPGSDQTTADLIYTSDVTGKLTSVKMVSSYGASNSFTSEYKFTYECK, translated from the coding sequence ATGAACAAATCACTATTAGCGCTCTCCGCAGTATGTCTGCTGATCGTAGCCTCATGCTCAAAAACCAAAAACGACCCTGAGCCAGACAAAGAACAAACCTGTAATGTAAAACTGGTTGAACATACCTATTCCAGTGGTAGTGGCAATGTAACCGACAAGTACTACTACAGCTATGATGGACAAGGCAGAATAACCCGTGTGGATTATGGTAAGGAACAATCCACTGAATTTCAAACCTTCACCTACGCTACGAATAAAGTAACTTGGAAAGGTGTAGATGGGGATACAGAAGTGTATAACCTCGATGCAAACGGAAGGGTTACAACGGCTGTACAGGGTGATGATGTGCTAAAGTTTAAATATAACACGGATGGTCAGTTAATTGAGGTAGGAACGGATGATGACGTGGAAACCTTCACTTATTTAAACGGTAACCTAGTTACCTCATCGTTTGATGGGAAGATTTGGATGAACTTAAGCTATGGTAGTGACGAAGTGAAAAACTCGATTGTTTACGCTTGGGTGTTTGGTGAACTATTGGATTACGATGAAATTGGTTATCGAGTGGCATCTTTTATTGGTAAGCTATCTAAGAATCTACCAAGTAAGATTATTTATGAACCTGGATCAGATCAGACTACAGCTGATCTGATCTATACAAGTGACGTGACAGGTAAGTTAACATCAGTTAAGATGGTATCGTCGTATGGGGCATCAAATAGCTTTACATCAGAGTATAAGTTTACCTACGAGTGTAAGTAA
- a CDS encoding AraC family transcriptional regulator produces the protein MNEKKIQDGFEGEKYIAIPESAWKSAIKDNPVMTQLYVTYIGYFPKAAYHYRERPKGCADNILIYCTRGKGWFIINNTRLEVGPNEFIIVPATKVAMSYGADINDPWTIHWVHFSGKDIDSFNKGFNINLYDGAQQILLNEKGLQIWESMYQNLELGYSKENLTNTNLCMYHLLATFLYPDKHSNVKVQDEKNMIKETVAYMKNNLAEKLTVEDLACKNNLSTSHFSKMFKKSTGMSPMDYLIHLKLQRACVQLYNSETKVKEIATSLGYDDPFHFSRLFKKNMRISPNQYRANRRKKLG, from the coding sequence ATGAATGAGAAAAAAATACAGGATGGATTTGAAGGCGAGAAATATATAGCGATTCCTGAATCTGCATGGAAAAGTGCAATTAAGGACAATCCTGTTATGACTCAGTTGTATGTTACCTACATCGGTTATTTTCCTAAGGCGGCCTATCATTATAGAGAAAGACCTAAAGGTTGCGCAGATAATATATTAATCTATTGTACCCGGGGTAAAGGATGGTTCATCATAAACAACACACGCCTGGAGGTTGGGCCTAATGAATTTATAATCGTGCCGGCAACAAAAGTAGCTATGAGCTACGGGGCAGACATAAATGATCCATGGACAATCCATTGGGTACATTTTAGCGGCAAGGATATAGATTCTTTTAATAAAGGGTTTAATATTAATCTGTATGATGGCGCACAACAAATTTTATTAAATGAAAAGGGCCTCCAGATTTGGGAATCCATGTACCAAAATTTAGAGCTTGGTTATAGTAAAGAAAATCTGACAAATACAAATTTGTGCATGTATCATCTCCTGGCTACTTTCTTATACCCCGACAAGCATAGTAATGTTAAGGTTCAGGATGAAAAGAACATGATAAAAGAAACTGTAGCTTACATGAAGAACAATTTAGCTGAAAAACTTACGGTTGAGGATCTTGCCTGTAAAAACAATTTATCTACTTCACATTTCTCAAAAATGTTTAAAAAATCAACAGGAATGTCTCCGATGGATTATCTGATCCACTTGAAATTGCAAAGAGCGTGCGTACAGCTATACAATTCGGAAACCAAAGTAAAAGAGATTGCGACCTCGCTAGGTTACGATGATCCATTTCATTTTTCAAGGTTATTTAAAAAAAACATGCGCATATCTCCTAATCAATATCGAGCCAATCGAAGAAAAAAACTTGGATAA
- a CDS encoding glycosyl hydrolase family 95 catalytic domain-containing protein: MTRKLFFLLPLVALKLNAQQRPSKLWYDKPAQVWEETLPLGNGRLGMTPDGGILKEKIVLNDITLWSGSPQDANNYEAYKSLPKIRELILQGKNDEAQDLVNKDFVCKGQGSAGAQWGKYQILGNLEIDFTYGDIKPAEIIPEAYHRELSLDKAIANCSYKINGVTYRREYFTSFGGDVDVIKITADKPGKLNCKISINRSERSDVRTEGTELQMYGQLDNGTDGKGMQYQTRVRTVLKGGKVLAENDALAVKDATELIIYVSAATDFKGFKFKEKTAQLLLAALKTPYELQRNKHIANYTKLFKRVSIDLGEGKSASLPTNKRLELFYKNFADDKSLPALFFQFGRYLSISSTRVGLLPPNLQGLWANQINTPWNGDYHLDVNVQMNHWPVEVSNLSELNLPLADLVKGLVKPGERTAKAYYNAEGWIAHVITNVWGFTEPGESASWGATNAGSGWLCNNLWDHYAFSQDINYLKSIYPVLKGSAKFYKSVLIKDPKTGWSVTSPSVSPENTFYLPNGKTASISMGPTIDNQIVRELFTNVITASKLLNVDAEFRNELQEKLKSVPPAGVISKDGRIQEWIEDYKETELQHRHISHLYGLYPASLITPITTPELAEAAKKTLEVRGDDGPSWTIAYKLLFWARLHDGNRAFKLFKEILKPTLRTDMNYGAGGGVYPNMLSAGPPFQIDGNFGATAGIAEMLIQSHDGFIDLLPAIPDSWKAYGSIKGLRARGNFTVDMTWKDGRITSYRISSTNPRRVKVKVNGKVSDIMASRL; the protein is encoded by the coding sequence ATGACTAGAAAACTATTTTTTTTATTGCCCCTTGTTGCTTTAAAGCTCAATGCACAGCAAAGACCATCAAAGTTATGGTATGATAAGCCTGCGCAAGTATGGGAAGAGACCTTGCCACTTGGTAACGGAAGATTAGGTATGACACCTGATGGAGGCATACTGAAAGAGAAGATTGTATTAAATGACATTACACTTTGGTCTGGCAGCCCTCAGGATGCTAATAATTACGAAGCTTATAAAAGTTTGCCAAAGATCAGAGAGTTAATTCTTCAAGGAAAAAATGACGAGGCTCAGGATCTTGTAAACAAGGATTTTGTTTGTAAAGGCCAAGGCTCAGCAGGCGCCCAATGGGGTAAATATCAAATTCTGGGAAACCTTGAAATAGATTTTACCTACGGAGATATAAAACCGGCTGAAATAATACCAGAGGCGTATCACAGAGAACTGTCCCTGGATAAGGCCATAGCAAATTGTAGCTATAAAATAAATGGGGTAACCTATAGAAGGGAGTATTTTACAAGCTTTGGCGGAGATGTAGATGTAATTAAAATAACGGCCGATAAGCCCGGAAAGTTAAATTGCAAAATATCTATTAACCGTTCGGAAAGATCAGATGTAAGAACTGAGGGCACTGAACTGCAAATGTACGGACAGCTTGATAATGGTACTGATGGCAAGGGAATGCAATATCAGACCAGGGTGCGAACTGTGTTAAAGGGAGGCAAAGTTCTTGCAGAGAATGATGCGCTTGCTGTTAAAGATGCTACAGAACTAATCATTTATGTCTCAGCGGCAACAGATTTTAAAGGGTTTAAATTCAAAGAAAAAACTGCGCAATTATTGTTGGCAGCACTCAAAACTCCTTATGAATTGCAAAGAAATAAACATATAGCAAATTATACCAAACTATTTAAAAGAGTAAGCATCGATTTAGGAGAGGGTAAATCGGCCAGTCTTCCTACTAACAAAAGATTAGAGCTTTTTTATAAGAACTTTGCAGATGATAAATCTTTGCCAGCCTTATTTTTTCAATTTGGCAGGTATTTAAGTATAAGTAGCACCAGGGTAGGTTTACTTCCTCCAAATCTTCAGGGTTTATGGGCAAACCAAATCAATACACCATGGAATGGTGATTACCATTTAGACGTAAATGTGCAGATGAACCATTGGCCTGTTGAAGTATCAAATCTTTCTGAATTGAATTTGCCGCTGGCCGATTTGGTAAAAGGGCTGGTAAAACCTGGAGAAAGAACTGCCAAAGCCTATTACAATGCCGAAGGGTGGATTGCCCACGTTATTACCAATGTATGGGGCTTTACGGAACCTGGAGAAAGTGCGTCGTGGGGGGCAACAAATGCTGGTTCCGGCTGGTTGTGTAACAACTTGTGGGATCACTATGCCTTTAGCCAGGATATTAATTATTTAAAAAGTATTTACCCGGTTTTAAAAGGCTCAGCTAAATTTTATAAAAGTGTATTGATAAAAGACCCCAAAACCGGCTGGTCTGTTACTTCTCCATCGGTATCGCCAGAAAATACTTTCTATCTGCCAAATGGTAAAACAGCAAGCATATCTATGGGGCCAACTATAGATAATCAGATTGTAAGAGAATTGTTTACCAATGTGATTACTGCTTCAAAGCTTTTAAATGTTGATGCAGAGTTTAGAAATGAGTTGCAGGAAAAGCTAAAATCGGTTCCTCCGGCAGGAGTAATAAGTAAGGATGGACGGATTCAGGAATGGATAGAAGATTATAAAGAAACGGAATTACAGCACCGTCATATATCGCATCTGTATGGCCTGTATCCGGCATCCTTAATCACACCAATTACAACGCCAGAGCTTGCAGAAGCTGCAAAGAAAACCCTTGAGGTGAGAGGCGACGATGGACCTAGCTGGACTATAGCATATAAACTATTGTTTTGGGCCAGGTTACATGATGGGAATCGTGCTTTTAAATTGTTCAAAGAAATCCTAAAACCAACTTTACGCACCGATATGAATTATGGGGCAGGGGGCGGTGTTTACCCCAATATGCTTTCAGCAGGGCCTCCTTTTCAAATTGATGGGAACTTTGGTGCTACAGCAGGAATTGCTGAGATGCTAATACAAAGCCATGATGGATTTATTGATCTTTTACCTGCCATACCTGATTCCTGGAAAGCTTACGGTTCAATTAAAGGATTAAGGGCGAGAGGGAATTTTACAGTAGATATGACCTGGAAAGATGGGAGGATTACCAGCTATCGCATTAGTTCTACTAATCCAAGAAGAGTAAAAGTTAAAGTAAATGGAAAAGTAAGCGATATAATGGCTTCAAGGTTGTAA
- a CDS encoding ferritin yields MKDIIRAKCLLSSDVETLINQQIKKEAHSSAIYLSMASWCNRNGYDFSSDYFFKQAEEERAHQLKFYKYVLDMGGTAISPEITNIKIEYNSFREVFEEALDQEINVTQSIKSIAARCHKEQDYVTLEFLNWFFREQREEEYKARRALELFDVIGEEGTGRWQIDKHVGQIKYESEA; encoded by the coding sequence ATGAAAGATATCATTCGCGCAAAGTGCTTACTCTCATCAGATGTAGAGACACTTATTAACCAGCAAATAAAAAAAGAAGCCCACTCATCAGCTATTTATCTTTCAATGGCCTCATGGTGTAACCGTAACGGATACGACTTTTCGTCTGATTACTTTTTCAAGCAAGCAGAAGAAGAAAGAGCGCATCAGCTTAAATTTTATAAGTATGTTTTAGATATGGGAGGTACAGCAATTTCTCCTGAAATCACAAATATCAAAATTGAATATAACTCTTTCCGTGAGGTTTTTGAAGAAGCTTTAGATCAGGAAATTAATGTAACCCAATCTATTAAAAGCATTGCAGCTCGTTGCCATAAAGAGCAGGATTATGTAACCCTAGAGTTTTTAAACTGGTTCTTTAGAGAGCAAAGAGAAGAGGAATACAAAGCTCGTCGTGCGCTTGAACTGTTTGATGTAATTGGAGAAGAAGGAACCGGAAGATGGCAGATTGACAAACACGTTGGCCAGATTAAATACGAAAGCGAGGCTTAA
- a CDS encoding thymidine kinase, which produces MLFSEQNYRRGEFCGSIEVICGSMFSGKTEELLRRLRRAQIAKLNVEIFKPKTDTRYDENAVVSHDLNSIQSTPVETSSSILLLNADTQVVGIDEAQFFDEDLPDVCNKLAQKGIRVIVAGLDMDFLGKPFGPIPALMAIAELVTKVNAVCVRCGSPAMYSFRKVASESKILLGEKDSYEPRCRRCYHMADNVILN; this is translated from the coding sequence ATGTTATTCAGCGAACAAAATTACAGAAGAGGAGAATTTTGCGGTAGCATAGAGGTAATTTGCGGCTCTATGTTTTCAGGTAAAACCGAGGAATTACTAAGGAGATTAAGAAGGGCACAGATAGCAAAGCTGAATGTTGAAATCTTTAAACCTAAAACAGACACCAGATATGATGAAAATGCAGTGGTATCTCATGATTTAAATTCGATTCAATCAACACCTGTTGAGACATCATCGTCAATCCTACTTTTAAATGCCGATACACAAGTCGTTGGCATTGATGAAGCTCAATTTTTTGATGAAGACCTTCCTGATGTTTGCAACAAACTAGCTCAGAAGGGAATAAGGGTTATTGTTGCCGGCTTAGACATGGACTTTCTGGGCAAGCCCTTTGGCCCTATTCCGGCATTAATGGCTATAGCCGAACTGGTAACAAAAGTAAATGCAGTATGTGTTAGATGCGGAAGTCCGGCTATGTATTCTTTCCGTAAAGTAGCCAGCGAATCAAAAATATTACTTGGAGAGAAGGATAGTTATGAGCCTCGTTGCAGACGTTGCTACCATATGGCTGATAATGTGATATTAAACTAA